A single genomic interval of Bradyrhizobium sp. sBnM-33 harbors:
- a CDS encoding polysaccharide deacetylase family protein translates to MALSDRIPYQAQVDRPKLTLPGDKKLAVWVILNVEEWRIENAMPRTVLSPPMGQPLLPDVPNWSWHEYGMRAGFWRQLKALTDRKIPATLALNANVCNAYPRVASAALDAGFEFMGHGFVQGPMHKVENQADAIKRSVETISKFAGKWPRSWESPGLTETEETLDLLRLNGIEYVADWVIDDLPQDIATPHGTITTIPYSVETNDIVIHALQHLSSEQFLKRCTDQFDRLYLEGASNARIMAISVHPYITGVPHRIKYLEALLDYILGHDGVALMTASEIGDWYRAEMAKIQI, encoded by the coding sequence AGTTGACAGGCCGAAGCTCACGCTTCCCGGCGACAAGAAACTCGCGGTATGGGTCATCCTCAATGTCGAGGAGTGGCGGATCGAGAACGCGATGCCTCGCACCGTGCTGAGCCCGCCGATGGGCCAGCCGCTACTCCCAGACGTGCCAAACTGGTCCTGGCATGAATACGGGATGCGCGCCGGCTTCTGGCGACAGCTCAAGGCACTGACAGATCGCAAAATACCGGCGACGTTGGCGCTCAATGCCAATGTCTGCAACGCCTACCCGCGCGTCGCCTCCGCTGCGCTCGACGCCGGCTTCGAATTCATGGGCCACGGCTTTGTGCAGGGGCCAATGCATAAGGTCGAGAACCAGGCGGATGCCATCAAACGCTCGGTCGAGACTATTTCGAAATTTGCAGGGAAGTGGCCGCGGTCGTGGGAAAGCCCCGGCCTTACCGAGACCGAGGAAACCCTCGATCTGCTGCGCCTCAACGGCATCGAGTACGTCGCGGATTGGGTGATCGATGATCTGCCGCAGGACATCGCTACGCCTCACGGCACCATCACGACGATCCCCTACTCGGTCGAAACCAACGATATCGTCATCCACGCACTGCAGCATCTTTCTTCCGAGCAATTCCTGAAACGCTGCACCGATCAGTTCGATCGGCTATATCTCGAAGGCGCATCGAACGCGCGGATCATGGCGATCTCAGTTCACCCGTACATCACGGGCGTGCCGCATCGCATCAAATATCTGGAGGCGCTGCTCGACTATATCCTGGGTCACGACGGCGTGGCCCTGATGACAGCCAGCGAGATTGGCGACTGGTACCGCGCAGAGATGGCAAAGATCCAGATTTGA